A single window of Arvicanthis niloticus isolate mArvNil1 chromosome X, mArvNil1.pat.X, whole genome shotgun sequence DNA harbors:
- the LOC117695482 gene encoding ubiquitin-conjugating enzyme E2 D3, with protein sequence MALKRINKELSDLARDPPAQCSAGPVGDDMFHWQATIMGPNDSPYQGGVFFLTIHFLTDYPFKPPKVAFTTRIYHPNINSNGSICLDILRSQWSPALTISKVLLSICSLLCDPNPDDPLVPEIARIYKTDRDKSNRISREWTQKYAM encoded by the coding sequence ATGGCGCTGAAACGGATTAATAAGGAACTTAGTGATTTGGCCCGTGACCCTCCAGCACAATGTTCTGCAGGTCCAGTTGGAGATGACATGTTTCATTGGCAAGCCACAATTATGGGACCTAATGACAGCCCATATCAAGGTGGTGTATTCTTTTTGACAATTCATTTTCTTACAGACTACCCCTTCAAACCACCTAAGGTTGCATTTACAACAAGAATTTATCATCCAAATATTAACAGTAATGGCAGCATTTGTCTTGATATTCTAAGATCACAGTGGTCTCCTGCTTTAACTATTTCTAAAGTTCTTTTATCCATTTGTTCACTGCTATGTGATCCAAACCCAGATGACCCCCTAGTGCCAGAGATTGCACGGATCTATAAAACAGACAGAGATAAGTCCAACAGAATATCTCGGGAATGGACTCAGAAGTATGCCATGTGA